Proteins from a single region of Nitrospinota bacterium:
- a CDS encoding class I SAM-dependent methyltransferase, producing MLWNTEVDARWVDIYKTLHELGLLRFENLSTASQYWFAYENFLKHVSPQDSHVLDWGSGDGHFSYFLLSQGFNTHSFNVNTSDAYNPGGFQIAEFLDSRFKDAFHYKVSSGDPVHLPYEDETFHAVVSIGVLEHVRQEGGNEIGSLKEIHRILKKGGHFFCFHFPNKYSWIEALARNIASKHHHPYRFTKKDIYSLNQAAGLRVEEIKGYAVLPRNELSRLPLSIKNNLCVVKSYNAADHFLYSLLPPFFQNYYFLSRKPH from the coding sequence TTGTTGTGGAATACTGAGGTTGATGCGCGATGGGTTGATATTTATAAAACGCTCCATGAGTTGGGCCTATTAAGGTTTGAAAACCTGTCTACTGCGTCGCAGTATTGGTTCGCCTATGAAAATTTTCTAAAACATGTTTCACCCCAGGATTCTCATGTTTTAGATTGGGGGTCAGGAGATGGTCATTTCAGTTATTTCTTGCTTAGCCAGGGGTTTAATACCCATTCTTTTAATGTGAATACATCCGATGCATACAACCCTGGTGGTTTTCAAATTGCAGAATTTTTAGATTCCAGATTTAAAGATGCATTCCATTACAAAGTGTCTTCCGGAGATCCTGTTCATTTGCCTTATGAGGACGAAACCTTTCATGCCGTGGTATCCATTGGAGTATTGGAACATGTGAGGCAGGAAGGAGGGAATGAAATAGGAAGTCTTAAAGAAATTCATCGGATATTAAAAAAGGGGGGACATTTTTTTTGTTTTCATTTTCCCAACAAATACAGTTGGATAGAAGCTCTCGCCAGGAACATAGCCTCCAAGCACCATCATCCATACCGATTTACAAAAAAGGATATTTATTCTTTAAATCAAGCGGCGGGATTAAGAGTCGAAGAGATTAAAGGGTATGCCGTCCTCCCAAGAAATGAACTTTCTCGCCTGCCGTTAAGCATTAAAAACAACCTATGTGTTGTAAAATCCTACAACGCAGCGGACCATTTTCTATACTCTTTATTGCCCCCGTTCTTTCAAAATTATTATTTCCTGTCAAGAAAGCCGCATTGA